A window from Sus scrofa isolate TJ Tabasco breed Duroc chromosome 2, Sscrofa11.1, whole genome shotgun sequence encodes these proteins:
- the LOC110259659 gene encoding LOW QUALITY PROTEIN: vomeronasal type-2 receptor 116-like (The sequence of the model RefSeq protein was modified relative to this genomic sequence to represent the inferred CDS: inserted 4 bases in 3 codons) has protein sequence MHVHLSAKMDSSTKDSGTLVISFPLLAPPKSSQLVFGAAPCSLSGPLILRLLPPFVCSLADATCCLRMKPSIYKDGDAVIGGFFPLYTFFLDRGNQRPCKDVIFQQSQDSGIFRPFPSDSDSHRFLYRLCSCISSTSVLPLLRERQQNVQFHNPAGEPGSLAEERKSDAEHAILNFWNFREGLGLKIKVGEYSPHAPCGQELSLSEEMLEWAAGITETPCTVCSESCGPGFRKSLLEGKSICCFSCTPCPENEISSETEADRGLKCSEHQYANRKRDCCLQKVVTFLAYGDPLGMSLTCSALCLSALTAAVLGIFVKHRDTAIVKGNNRTLSCVLLLSLTFCFLCSLLFTGRPNTATCILQQRALGVVFTVAISTVLAKTITVVVVFKVTAPDERMRQWLLSGAPNFVIPICSFIQLNLCGVWLGTSPPFIDTDTXTQHGHIIIVCTKGSITAFYCVLGCLGSLALGRFSLAFLARNLPDIFNEAKFLTFSMLVFCTVWVTFLPVYHSTKGKVMVXMEIFSILASSAGLLXLLGCSFAPKCYIILLSPDKNTLRRLRDQTHSGSQKSS, from the exons ATGCACGTGCATCTCtcggccaagatggattccagcaccaaggatTCTGGGACGTTGGTCATCTCCTTCCCTCTACTGGCCCCTCCCAAGTCCTCCCAGTTAGTCTTCGGGGCAGCACCTTGCTCCTTATCTGGGCCTCTTATTTTGAGACTA CTTCCTCCCTTTGTGTGCAGTTTGGCTGATGCCACCTGCTGTTTGAGAATGAAACCCAGCATCTACAAGGATGGAGATGCGGTTATTGGTGGCTTTTTCCCCCTTTACACATTTTTCCTGGACAGAGGGAACCAGAGGCCCTGCAAGGATGTCATTTTCCAGCA GTCACAGGACTCTGGAATATTTCGTCCTTTCCCATCTGATTCTGATTCACACCGGTTTTTGTACCGCCTCTGCTCTTGCATCTCGTCAACGTCCGTTCTGCCCCTGCTCcgggagagacagca GAATGTCCAATTTCACAATCCTGCTGGTGAGCCAGGGAGTCTggctgaagaaagaaaatcagatgcAGAGCATGCCATTCTCAACTTCTGGAATTTCCGGGAAGGTCTGGGATTGAAAATCAAAGTAGGAGAGTATTCCCCACATGCTCCGTGTGGCCAGGAATTATCTTTATCCGAGGAGATGCTAGAGTGGGCTGCAGGAATCACTGAG ACTCCCTGCACCGTATGCAGCGAGAGCTGTGGTCCTGGATTCAGGAAAAGCCTTCTGGAGGGAAAGTCTATCTGTTGCTTCAGCTGCACTCCCTGCCCAGAGAATGAGATTTCCAGTGAGACAG AGGCGGATCGGGGTTTGAAGTGTTCAGAGCATCAGTATGCCAACAGAAAGCGAGATTGCTGCCTTCAAAAAGTTGTAACCTTTCTAGCATACGGGGACCCCCTGGGGATGTCTCTGACCTGCTCAGCTCTGTGCCTGTCTGCTCTCACAGCTGCGGTGCTGGGGATCTTTGTCAAGCACAGGGACACAGCCATTGTCAAGGGTAACAATCGAACTCTCAGCTgtgtcctcctcctctccctcaccttctgttttctctgttctttacTCTTCACCGGCCGTCCCAACACAGCCACCTGCATTCTTCAACAAAGGGCACTTGGAGTGGTTTTCACTGTGGCTATTTCCACTGTCTTGGCCAAAACCATCACTGTGGTTGTAGTCTTCAAGGTCACTGCTCCAGACGAAAGGATGCGGCAGTGGTTGTTGTCAGGGGCACCTAACTTCGTCATTCCCATCTGCTCCTTTATCCAGCTGAATCTTTGCGGAGTCTGGCTGGGAACCTCCCCTCCCTTCATTGACACAGATAC CACTCAACATGGCCACATCATCATCGTGTGCACCAAGGGCTCCATCACTGCCTTCTACTGTGTCCTGGGGTGCCTGGGCTCCTTGGCCCTGGGGAGGTTCTCCTTGGCTTTCCTGGCCAGGAACCTGCCTGACATCTTCAATGAAGCCAAGTTCCTGACCTTCAGCATGCTGGTGTTCTGCACTGTCTGGGTCACTTTCCTCCCCGTCTACCACAGCACCAAGGGCAAGGTCATGG GCATGGAGATCTTCTCCATCTTGGCCTCCAGTGCTGGGCTGC GGCTGCTGGGCTGCAGCTTTGCCCCAAAGTGCTACATTATTCTCCTAAGTCCTGATAAGAACACTCTGCGTAGGTTAAGGGATCAAACACATTCTGGGAGCCAGAAGTCTTCTTAA